In Helianthus annuus cultivar XRQ/B chromosome 3, HanXRQr2.0-SUNRISE, whole genome shotgun sequence, a single window of DNA contains:
- the LOC110929529 gene encoding isoflavone reductase-like protein: protein MAEKSKILIIGGTGYIGKFIVEASANMGHPTFVLVRESTLSDPSKSSVIDCFKKAGVNIITGDLHDHERLTTAIKQVDVVISAVGVSQTQLADQVKIIAAIKESGNIKKFYPSEFGNDADRSHAVEPAKTLFATKAQVRRAIEAENIPYTYISSNCFAGYLLPTLAQSGVTAPPRDKVVSLGDGNAKAVFNEEHDIATYTIKTVDDPRTVNKSVYINPPGNIYSFNELVSLWEKKIGKTLEKVYLSEDQVLKNIEESPLPHSLIMSISHTVFVKGDQTNFEIEPSFGVEASELYPDVKYTTVDEYLSRFV, encoded by the exons ATGGCGGAGAAGAGTAAGATTCTGATCATCGGAGGAACCGGCTACATCGGTAAATTCATAGTCGAAGCCAGCGCTAACATGGGTCATCCTACTTTCGTCCTCGTTAGGGAATCCACGCTCTCCGATCCTTCCAAATCTTCAGTGATCGACTGTTTTAAGAAAGCCGGCGTTAATATCATCACT GGCGATTTGCATGATCACGAGAGGCTGACCACGGCGATAAAGCAGGTAGATGTGGTGATCTCGGCAGTAGGAGTGAGTCAAACACAACTTGCTGATCAAGTCAAAATCATTGCTGCCATAAAAGAATCTGGTAATATCAAG AAATTTTATCCATCCGAGTTTGGAAACGATGCGGATCGTTCACACGCCGTGGAACCTGCCAAAACGTTATTCGCAACCAAGGCTCAGGTTCGCCGAGCCATTGAGGCTGAAAACATACCTTATACATATATTAGTTCCAACTGTTTTGCGGGTTATTTGCTTCCAACATTGGCTCAGTCTGGGGTCACCGCTCCCCCAAGGGACAAAGTCGTTAGCTTAGGTGATGGAAACGCGAAAG CTGTTTTCAATGAGGAACATGACATTGCAACCTACACCATTAAAACCGTTGATGACCCAAGAACCGTCAACAAAAGTGTCTACATAAACCCTCCGGGTAACATATACTCGTTCAACGAACTCGTGTCGTTGTGGGAGAAAAAGATTGGCAAAACATTGGAGAAGGTCTATCTATCTGAAGATCAAGTATTGAAAAACATAGAGG AATCTCCTCTTCCACACAGCTTAATCATGTCAATCTCGCACACGGTCTTTGTAAAGGGCGATCAAACAAACTTTGAGATTGAACCATCATTCGGAGTGGAGGCTTCGGAGCTTTATCCCGATGTTAAATATACTACAGTTGATGAGTATCTAAGTCGTTTCGTTTGA